The nucleotide window CGCTGAAGTCACGCGACCGGTCGAAGCGATACTCCTTTCCCTGCACGCCGTAGTCGAGCGCCACCGAGACGCTGGGAAGGAACGACCCCTGGGCCAGCCGCTCCTGCGCCGACACCGCGCGCCGCGCATGATCGACCTGTCGCAGCTCCTCGCGGCCAGTCGCGGCAGCGCGGCGCAAACCGTCGAGTGCCGGCAGCGAGTCGAAGCCAAGGTCGTGCTCGGCAATGAACGCCACCTCGTCGGACAGCGGGCGGTTGAGGAGGAGGTTGAGCGCCTCGCGCGACGCATCCGCCAGCTGCACCGACTCGTCGCGCCGCTGCTGCACCTCGCTCCGCTCGGCGCGCGCGCGCAGGATCATGTCGGGCGTGGCCTTCCCCGCCTGCACCAGGCGCTCGCTCACGCGCACCTGCTCGTCGAGGAGGAGGAGCGTGCTGTCGTACAGCGTCACCACCTGTCGCACCTTGGCGTACGTGAGGTAGCCCGACTTGATGTCGGCGGCCAGTTGCCGGGCCTGCACGTCGCGTTGCGCCACCTGGGCGTCGGCCAGTGCCGACTGCGCGCGATGCGCCGCAAGGATCGCCGGCTGGAAGACCGCCTGCGACACCCGCACCGTCGTCTCCGTCCGCATGGGGAGCGACATATCGATGTTGGTGGGGAAGGCGGGGCGCTGCAGGAGCTGGTTCAGCGCATCGAACGCCGGGTTGATCAGCGTCCCCATGTTGATGGTGTTGCCGCTGTACCGCGAATAGCGCGAGTTGAACGTCGCCGAGGGGAGCCAGCGGCCGCGCGCCTCGCGCACGGCGGCCTCGGCGCGTTGCACCGCGATTACCTGCTGCCGTCGCCCCAGGTTCTGTCGCAGCCCGCTCTCCACCAGGGCGTCGAGCGGCGACTTACCGCTCTCACGATCGCTCGACGCGCCCTCCGCCCTGGACGCGGGCACACCGGGCGGGGGCTGACCGGGCACACTGGAGGCGCTGGCAGCGCTGGCGACGATGAAGGCGACGGCGGCCACGAGGGCGCGCCGGCGAGCGGGGGCGACTGGCGAGCACGACATTTTGGAGCAACTCCTCTACTTTGCCATCGAAAGTAGAGGAAGTGCTCTACTTGTCAATACTAGAGTTGAATCTCTAATTTCGTCACAGCCCGACGCAGGAGACGGCGTCGAGCCGATTATGGGGGGTGCGCGCGTCGAGGGAGTGCCGGGCGCCGTGACCAGGATCCAGTTCCAACGGAGGACCGATGTCGAAACCAGCGACCGAACCCACCGACGAGGCGGCACCGGTACGGGCGCCGCAGCAGGACCGCGGCCACCGCCGGGTGGAGCAGATCCTCGACGCTGCCGAGTCGGTCTTTGCCGAGGTGGGGGTCGACGCTGCCACGACCAACGCGATCGCCGAGCGTGCCGGCGCGTCGATGGGGTCGCTCTATCATTTCTTCCGCGACAGGGACGCCATCGTGCTGGCGGTCGCGCGTCGCTTCGCGGAACGGATTCGCGATCGCAACGCGACCGCCATGTCGCCCGACGCGCTGCACGCCGAGCTCCCCGAGCTCTTTGACCGGATCATCTCCACGCACGCCCGCTTCATCGAGGAGACGCCGGCCTTCGGGATCGTGGAGGCGGTGATGCACCGCAAGTTTGGGGAATGCACGGTCAAGTCGCAGCTGGACGAGGCGATCATCGACCAGGTGAAGCGTTTCCTCGAGTTGCGGCTGCCACGCATGGGGGCCGAGCAGCGGCTGGCGGCCACGCGCCTCTCGGTGATCGCCGTGGGCGAGGCGTGCGAGCGTGTGCAGGACCTCTCGCCCGCCGAGCGTGACAGCATGCTGCGGGAGTTGCGCGACATGCTGGTGCGCTACTTCGAGCCGCTCGACCGTGCGTACGGCACGCGCGGGGGGTAGCGCGGTCGTCGCCGTGCTGGTGTCGGGCGTCGGCAGGGGCTAGCTTCGCCGTCGTACGACAACCACCCCTTACCCACACATCTGCATGGCCAACGACTCGGTGTCCTGGGGCGGCGTCGCGCTACGCGTCGTCGCGGCGGCGGTCCTCGTCTTCGCCACCTACAATCCGGAAGGCGTCTCGTTCTATCACTGGGCGATTGCCCCGGCCTTCCGCGACTTTTCCTCGTTCGGGGCGATGCAGTTCCTGGCAGGAGCGCTGCTCGTCGCCGGGTGGGTGGTCTTCCTGCAGGCCACGCGGCGCTCGATCGGGTGGGCGGGGGCACTCCTCGTGACCGCGATCGCCGGCGGCGTGATCTGGCTCCTCATCGAGAAGAATGTCGTGAGCGCCTCGAGCAGCCGCGGCATTGCGCACGTCGTGCTCATCGCGGTGTCGATCGTGCTGGGCGTCGGGATGTCGTGGTCGCACTTCTCGCGCCGCCTCACGGGGCAGGCCGACACCGACATCGTGTGAACGACGCGGCGCCCGCGCGGCGTTCGCGCGGGCGCCGTCAGCTGCAGTCGGCCGGGGCGGCCGGCGGGCGCGCCGCCTGGGACAGCTCGGCGTCGAGCGCCTGTCGCAGCGTGACCGTATCGACGCTGTAGTCCCAGTGCGGGTACACGAAGCGCGACTGCTGCTCCGTGCCCAGCACATAGCGCACGGAATGTTCCAGCGCGTCGGCCAGTGCGTTGTAGCAGGGGACGATGTAGCCGCGCTGCCCGAACTGGATGGTGCGTGCACCTGACGGGGCAAAGACGAGGTTGGTGAGCGAGGCGCCCACGGGGGCCACCACCACGGCTGCCTGCGAGAACAGGTCGCGCTGCTCGACCACCGTCATGCGCCCGGTCTCGACGCTCTCGAAACCGTACTCGCGGCAGACGCCCTCCACCTCCGCCTCGTTCGCCAGGCGGCGCATCGCGGCCGCCGAACTGCGCCGCACGTAGAGCCGGCGCGTCGGCGTCGGCGCGTCGCCCAGCGCCGGGAGCGTGAGGTGCCCCCGCAGCCATTGCCAGGTGGACGCGTCGGTGCAGCCGCCATCCTTGCGGTGCTGGATGAGCGTGAGTTCGT belongs to Gemmatimonadaceae bacterium and includes:
- a CDS encoding TolC family protein, yielding MSCSPVAPARRRALVAAVAFIVASAASASSVPGQPPPGVPASRAEGASSDRESGKSPLDALVESGLRQNLGRRQQVIAVQRAEAAVREARGRWLPSATFNSRYSRYSGNTINMGTLINPAFDALNQLLQRPAFPTNIDMSLPMRTETTVRVSQAVFQPAILAAHRAQSALADAQVAQRDVQARQLAADIKSGYLTYAKVRQVVTLYDSTLLLLDEQVRVSERLVQAGKATPDMILRARAERSEVQQRRDESVQLADASREALNLLLNRPLSDEVAFIAEHDLGFDSLPALDGLRRAAATGREELRQVDHARRAVSAQERLAQGSFLPSVSVALDYGVQGKEYRFDRSRDFSALSFVVTWNLFNGGQDAARIEQAALDARRLAVQREELQRLIALDVTTAWQSAAVARSGVRTAEDRLQSARRTFELVRRKQEEGAASQLEFLDARTTFTTAALNLVITRYDYYLRRVALERAAASYDLAAATNAAGRP
- a CDS encoding TetR/AcrR family transcriptional regulator — encoded protein: MSKPATEPTDEAAPVRAPQQDRGHRRVEQILDAAESVFAEVGVDAATTNAIAERAGASMGSLYHFFRDRDAIVLAVARRFAERIRDRNATAMSPDALHAELPELFDRIISTHARFIEETPAFGIVEAVMHRKFGECTVKSQLDEAIIDQVKRFLELRLPRMGAEQRLAATRLSVIAVGEACERVQDLSPAERDSMLRELRDMLVRYFEPLDRAYGTRGG